A genomic window from Pyxidicoccus trucidator includes:
- a CDS encoding dihydrofolate reductase family protein, with protein MRKLKYHVASTVDGFIAHEDDTYGAFLQERLVKDGEHITDYLASFATYDAVLMGRRTYEPALKVGVTDPYPMMETYVFSRSMKESPNPRVKLVGEDALGVIRRLKAQPGKDLYLAGGADFASKVLEAGLVDEVLIKLNPLLLGSGIPLVTRLRGTQSLELLSTKVYKNGVLLLRYAVMPEGAPGTNAVPPPGTPPAE; from the coding sequence ATGAGAAAGCTCAAGTACCACGTGGCTTCCACCGTTGATGGCTTCATCGCCCACGAGGACGACACCTACGGGGCCTTCCTGCAGGAACGCCTCGTGAAGGATGGCGAGCACATCACCGACTACCTCGCGTCCTTCGCGACGTACGACGCCGTGTTGATGGGACGGCGCACCTACGAGCCGGCGCTGAAGGTGGGGGTGACGGACCCGTACCCCATGATGGAGACGTACGTCTTCTCGCGCTCGATGAAGGAGAGTCCGAATCCGCGGGTGAAGCTCGTGGGCGAGGATGCCCTGGGCGTCATCCGGCGGCTGAAGGCGCAGCCGGGCAAGGACCTCTACCTCGCGGGGGGCGCGGACTTCGCGTCGAAGGTGCTGGAGGCGGGGCTCGTCGACGAGGTGCTCATCAAGCTCAACCCGCTGCTGCTGGGCTCGGGAATCCCCCTCGTCACGCGGCTCCGGGGGACGCAGAGCCTGGAGCTGCTGTCCACCAAGGTCTACAAGAACGGCGTGCTGCTCCTGCGCTACGCGGTGATGCCCGAGGGCGCACCGGGGACGAACGCCGTGCCGCCTCCGGGCACGCCCCCGGCGGAATGA
- a CDS encoding DUF4476 domain-containing protein has translation MTPLARAVIAASVFVASVASAQDVEMNMNVQVDDQDLPSANIQMKGTGPGGEEGVDMNVQAGGARMQIKVQGNGMKSETSERTEKKEHRERRQEVRHEEPRVVHVKTVTSEPAFRDCGTGEDSGCTMKRDGQLAMDAETFRGIMKSLKAVGNELTREDMAEKMFKRNYLTAKQFGLVLDLFENELTRLDVAKNAAPHVVNPQHALGFSSKWDNSLNGEDYVEIMSAQ, from the coding sequence ATGACCCCGCTTGCCCGTGCAGTGATTGCCGCGTCCGTGTTCGTTGCCTCTGTCGCCTCGGCCCAGGACGTCGAGATGAACATGAACGTCCAGGTCGATGACCAGGACCTGCCCTCGGCGAACATCCAGATGAAGGGCACGGGCCCGGGTGGCGAGGAAGGCGTGGACATGAACGTCCAGGCCGGTGGCGCCCGCATGCAGATCAAGGTGCAGGGCAACGGAATGAAGAGCGAGACGAGCGAGCGCACCGAGAAGAAGGAGCACCGGGAGCGCCGCCAGGAGGTACGGCACGAGGAGCCCCGCGTGGTGCACGTCAAGACTGTCACGTCGGAGCCGGCGTTCCGCGACTGTGGCACCGGCGAGGACTCGGGCTGCACCATGAAGCGTGACGGCCAGCTGGCGATGGACGCGGAGACCTTCCGCGGCATCATGAAGTCCCTCAAGGCCGTGGGCAACGAGCTGACCCGCGAGGACATGGCGGAGAAGATGTTCAAGCGGAACTACCTCACCGCGAAGCAGTTCGGCCTGGTGCTGGACCTGTTCGAGAACGAGCTCACCCGCCTGGACGTGGCGAAGAACGCGGCGCCCCACGTGGTGAACCCGCAGCACGCGCTGGGCTTCTCCTCCAAGTGGGACAACTCGCTGAACGGCGAGGACTACGTCGAAATCATGTCCGCCCAGTAG
- a CDS encoding peptidoglycan-binding protein, with protein sequence MREQEPQLPAEGRAPRADPLLQQGSTGSAVVELQTLLAKAGFSPGVADGNFGPMTKTAVMNFQRARGLGADGLVGPATWAALRAPAPTPVSGLREKLVAEAQWGLSNAGGIHYRQLRPMDGINQRHKLPLDTDCSGFVTLCYKWAGAGDPNGLGFNGQGYTGTLLGYLTAVTQSQVKAGDLVLWSRNGAGKHVALVLEPGSDPLLVSHGEEAGPYTVRFSASNRYHAGDSVHWLRLPSVDGTYREAPSEALRAARPRVEASGQSDAPTEAGLAREAGTPPVRH encoded by the coding sequence ATGCGTGAGCAGGAACCCCAGCTCCCGGCCGAGGGCCGGGCACCCAGAGCCGACCCCCTCCTCCAGCAGGGCTCGACGGGCTCCGCCGTCGTCGAGCTGCAGACGCTGCTGGCGAAGGCGGGCTTCAGTCCCGGGGTGGCCGACGGAAACTTCGGGCCGATGACGAAGACGGCGGTGATGAACTTCCAGCGCGCGCGAGGGCTGGGCGCGGACGGCCTCGTCGGTCCCGCCACCTGGGCGGCGCTGAGGGCCCCCGCGCCCACGCCCGTGAGCGGGCTGCGCGAGAAGCTTGTCGCCGAGGCGCAGTGGGGCCTCTCCAATGCGGGCGGCATCCACTACCGGCAGCTGCGCCCCATGGACGGCATCAACCAGCGCCACAAGCTGCCGCTCGACACGGACTGCTCGGGCTTCGTCACGCTCTGCTACAAGTGGGCGGGCGCCGGGGACCCCAACGGCCTGGGGTTCAATGGCCAGGGGTACACGGGCACGCTGCTGGGCTACCTCACCGCCGTCACGCAGTCGCAGGTGAAGGCGGGAGACCTGGTCCTCTGGTCGCGCAATGGCGCGGGGAAGCACGTGGCCCTCGTCCTCGAGCCGGGCAGCGACCCGCTGCTCGTGTCCCACGGCGAGGAGGCGGGCCCCTACACCGTCCGCTTCTCCGCCTCCAACCGCTATCACGCGGGCGACAGCGTGCACTGGCTGAGGCTGCCCTCGGTGGACGGCACGTATCGCGAGGCGCCGTCCGAAGCACTCCGCGCGGCCAGGCCGCGTGTGGAGGCGAGCGGCCAGAGCGACGCGCCCACCGAAGCCGGGCTGGCGCGGGAGGCTGGTACCCCACCCGTCCGGCACTGA
- a CDS encoding sensor histidine kinase gives MADGARHTSRWSDALGSLSARLLVAFLIPTLLFVALAGSAVYQLARAILEEELGTSLSAIAAATASQVNGERMLTVEPGDDVTGTRTWRNLVRTLEAVREASGVRRVYAVDAQGRVRVDVGGGLPVGVEVPELARDRLELARVFAGERAASQVLFTGTDGLLYKTGYAPVRHEGRVVGAVGVEGSAAFFGPLQRLSRTFTTMGAVVLAALAVIALLTARGLARPLRRLMDSALRIGRGDLTTPVPPEPTREIGVLARELEVMRGALESRDRQLKMMLAGVAHEVRNPIGGIALFSGILQEDLQAGAHSEAGEHVKRIQREVAYLQRIVEDFLAFAREQPLARAPVGAPELLSSACELLAVEAGARGVAVEVEAAPAVLEADGSLLTAALVNLVKNAVQASPEGGKVRVSGAAADGRYTIQVRDAGPGVPEPERERIFEPFFTTREKGTGLGLPLARKIALAHGGELRLASAPGDTTFILTLPLGNGSVSSSR, from the coding sequence ATGGCCGACGGAGCCCGACACACCTCGCGCTGGAGCGACGCCCTGGGCTCGCTCTCGGCGCGGCTGCTGGTGGCGTTCCTCATCCCCACCCTGCTCTTCGTCGCGCTGGCGGGCTCGGCGGTGTACCAGCTCGCGCGCGCCATCCTGGAGGAGGAGCTGGGCACCAGCCTCTCCGCCATCGCCGCCGCCACCGCCAGCCAGGTCAACGGCGAGCGCATGCTCACCGTGGAGCCCGGCGACGACGTGACGGGCACGCGCACCTGGCGCAACCTCGTCCGGACGCTGGAGGCCGTGCGCGAGGCCAGCGGCGTGCGCCGCGTCTACGCCGTGGACGCGCAGGGCCGCGTGCGGGTGGACGTGGGCGGCGGGCTGCCGGTGGGCGTGGAGGTGCCGGAGCTGGCCCGGGACAGGCTGGAGCTGGCCCGCGTCTTCGCCGGCGAGCGCGCCGCCAGCCAGGTGCTCTTCACCGGCACCGATGGGCTCCTCTACAAGACGGGCTATGCCCCCGTGCGCCACGAGGGCCGCGTCGTGGGCGCGGTGGGCGTGGAGGGCAGCGCGGCCTTCTTCGGCCCGCTCCAGCGCCTGTCGCGCACCTTCACCACCATGGGCGCGGTGGTGCTGGCCGCGCTCGCCGTCATCGCCCTGCTCACCGCGCGCGGGCTGGCCCGTCCGCTGCGGCGGCTGATGGACTCCGCGCTGCGCATCGGCCGGGGAGACCTGACGACGCCCGTGCCGCCGGAGCCCACGCGCGAAATCGGCGTGCTGGCGCGCGAGCTGGAGGTCATGCGCGGCGCGCTGGAGAGCCGGGACAGGCAGCTCAAGATGATGCTGGCCGGCGTGGCCCACGAGGTGCGCAACCCCATTGGCGGCATCGCCCTCTTCTCCGGCATCCTCCAGGAGGACCTCCAGGCCGGCGCCCACTCCGAGGCGGGCGAGCACGTGAAGCGCATCCAGCGCGAGGTGGCCTACCTCCAGCGAATCGTGGAGGACTTCCTCGCCTTCGCCCGCGAGCAGCCGCTGGCCCGCGCGCCGGTAGGGGCCCCGGAGCTGCTCTCCAGCGCCTGTGAGCTGCTGGCCGTCGAGGCCGGTGCCCGGGGCGTCGCGGTGGAGGTGGAGGCCGCGCCCGCCGTGCTGGAGGCCGACGGCAGCCTGCTCACCGCCGCGCTGGTGAACCTGGTGAAGAACGCGGTGCAGGCGTCTCCCGAGGGAGGCAAGGTGCGCGTGTCCGGCGCCGCCGCGGACGGCCGCTACACCATCCAGGTCCGCGACGCCGGGCCCGGCGTGCCCGAGCCCGAGCGCGAGCGCATCTTCGAGCCCTTCTTCACCACGCGCGAGAAGGGCACGGGGCTGGGCCTGCCGCTGGCGCGCAAGATTGCGCTGGCGCACGGAGGCGAGCTGCGCCTCGCCTCCGCGCCGGGCGACACCACCTTCATCCTCACGCTGCCGCTGGGGAACGGGAGCGTCAGCTCGTCGCGGTGA